From Ananas comosus cultivar F153 linkage group 2, ASM154086v1, whole genome shotgun sequence:
TAATTAAGGTCCCCATGTATGAAAACGAAAACAGATTCCTTCATGTGAACAACGTTTTCTTCTTTTACAAAAGAATCCACAGCTGGGCATGCCAAGAACATTAATATTGAAGCCCCCAAACATGATAAACCTAACCATGACCATGTGCGTGAACCGAAATAGAAGAAAAGGACTGCCTAGTAAGAGAAGCGGCTGCTAACAAGTTTGAACAAGAAGAGGCAAACAAAGCCAATTGCAAATAGTCTATGAGAGCGAGAGAAAAAGGACACTGATGCAGTCACCTATCACTATAATTCACAGCTCATACGGGTGTGGGTTTGCTACCCTAGAAGAATGTTGGCCTACGGCAACCCTACCGCCGCTTGTTGCCATTCACACCGCATTGTCCTCGGCTCATACTTTCTCAGCTTTATGAAGGTATTTTTTTATTACCgtgaaaaaaatccaaaattgggAGGACATCGTGGAAGGTTAGAGTTGGCATGGAAATGCTATCTGAAAGTGTTCAGCAAACATCTGTGAACGTTTGGCCCAGCATGTGCTTCTGCTTTCAACTACAgtcatatatagtataatatttgGCAACTGTAAACGCcgctataaaaattaaatttagattctaaGTTCTAGATGCAGAAGACTCAGTTTTTAGCTCCTAATTTTGCCACAGAGAAGCTGTCGAAAACATCTTAATAGAGTACTCCATATAATAGCTTTACTCAAAATTACTTCGTCAAACAACAGAGCACTCTATGGCAGGCCCAAACAGGAATGGTCTGTTTGGTATGCTTGGCACTTTACCAACCCCATTTTAGAGAGAGTTAGAGCTGTTTGCGATCAATTTGATATCAATTACAGAAAATAGAGGTTTCAGTAAAGCCCATCAAGTTTACTTGAGGAACAGAAGAGATAGGGTAGAGCAGAGCACACAGTAGAGGACAAGCCGGTTGGAAAAGCAGAAGCACATGGAGGTAGAACAggaaatatgataaaaatgaaaagagaaaattttctgCAGTTACTAGGGAAACgttttttaattgtataatttacTGCTTTCCGAAAAAGAAAGCAGTTCGAGAAGCAACGCATAAAAAGCACATGCAAGTCGAAACCTTCAAACATTTTAGCCCAATGAGTATATCTGGTTACAAGTATTCAGTCCCTGAAAGTGAATGCTCGAATAGAACAGAAACCTGCATATTCCCTACATCAAACCACTCAACAATTACAGACTAATACGATCTTAAAAGGTGTtaaaatataagtcgaaaataaaagaaaattagtacCACACAGAGTAAATTTAGAACCTTATTCTCTCAGATTGTGGTCAAATATTTGCAGCTGAACTTTCAACCAGCAGATTACTTGCAGGGGGGAAAGAAATCACCTAGAGGCACAACAGTACCGACACcaaaaaaatctttcaaaaagACATCACGTACATATGACAAAGCATGATAAGCATGATGAAGAATATGATTAGACAACATTATTTaggaatttttatttctttgatcCCCTAAAGTGTTCCCCGTAGTAGTAAGCACTCCCAACCATTAAAGCAACTGTTGCACCCTGAACTACGACACGAGCCCTCATCAGCTTCTGACCTAAGTGAGAATTCCCTTGCCTAAAGCTGATTAGACCGGCTGTGAGGACACCAGCAGTTAAAAGTGCACCTGAGAAACTTTAATGTTAGATACGAGAACAAGAAAAAGTTCACCACACTATTCATGATCAGTTTCCTAATGTAAAATTCATCAAAGAGAAAATTGTTTTGTCAACTGGGGATATCATCTAGAGAAAGGAAACCTAATTAGAAATGTTATCTATTTCAATTAGCTTCAAACATTATACTGTTACTGGTACAAGTGGTGCTCAAGTGTAACCTATAAAAACAACTGAAATTCATTAGATTGTTAATCTTACAATGTTCCAGAGATCTTTAGTTTCATAAATCATGTCTTAGAAGTCAATTAATTCAAATCATCAAAATGTCCGCTCAATCATAACATCTACTCATGACTTATACTCATTCCTCACAGAGGTTCTGATATTCAAAAGCATAGGATAGTTGTGCTTGAAAATTAGGTATGCCTCTAGTTATTTCAATGTTAAAATTTGCAACTCTGAATATAACAAAAGATGTCAACCTGAAAAAAGTTGAATCTGAATATAACAAGCAATATACAGACCGGGAAAGGACAACAAAACCATAATCAGTTAATCACacataaattatacttttcGACCAAGCTAAATTTGACAACTCAAAAGGACATAATCTCCGCATCAAAACAACTCATATCGCTTTAGAATATAGTCATTTGTTGACATGAGATCCGATAAACCCATACCAAAGAAACAACATTAAGCACATCCAAGAAACCAAGAGTATCATGATATTTCTAAACATAATCATGTCCTCTCTTACTGGAAAAAGGTGACTAATTGCATTACATTGAGCTAATGATTTCCCAAAACAAATAATCATAACAAATATGAACAAGGTCTAAACTCCATGTGTTTAATATAGAGCAAATGAAAGTGTAGCCAATTGTTCTTAACATAGTCAAGTGCACACGAAATCTGAGATATCAGATGTCTTTTTTCTTGCCTCAAGTTTGTATTACAAATGCCACAAGAGATATGAAGATATCAAACAGATATTTTGTTGCCTCAAGGAGTCATGAAGCTTCATCctcttacacacacacacacacacacacacacacacacagagagagagagagagagagagagagagagagagagagagggtgaaggAAAGGAGGAAAGGTGAAGCAGTCACTGTGCGAAACAAAGTGCAAGTAGTCAAGAAATTTAAAGTTGTTGCACAATAAATTCTGGCTGTAGGAAATAGGCAGAGATTAGCTTAAGCCTTTAAGCTACTTCAGGAGGTGAACATAGGAACACTCCTCAAAGAGATAAGTTTTTCAAGCATCATAAATACATGGTGAGTTCATGGGTTGTCACTTGGGatttcttttatttgactaGCCACcaaataatttcaaactttcaaCTTTTAACATTACCTTAGAGCCCTCTAAGAacctttagaaaaaaaaaaacctagtaATTCTCTTCTTTAATGACATGTAAATAAGAAATACACTAGGAGATGAGGAAGCAGCTCAGGCAATTATTTGATCACTACCAAGGGAACTAGTTAAATGCAAAGGTCAGTTTTTGTCTTGCTCCCATGATCATTCCTTAAGATTCCACTCATGCAGGATTCAGAATAAGAAAGTGGCAGTCCTCTAAGGTACACAGCCGACGTAGCAGATTAAGTTATTATAGAAAGTAATACTAGCAAGTTACTTCAAAAAGGGTTGTTGAAGGAGTCCTAGAACTTTTGCAAGTGCGGGAAGATCACACGAATATAAAGAACAAGTATCACCAAATCTATAGGGCTCTTTTGAACATTCAGCTGCTAAGGTAATCCTGACAAGCTACTAGAACAAGTTAAAGATATATGAAACCATTAAATGTCTCCCTAATATGTTTCCATCATTATTGTTTTGACAAGGCCTGTTGAACGACCTTCTAAGGTAGCTTCATTTCCACGACATTTTCATTTAAAGAGCACATTACAGCGAAATTCTAGATTGCATCACCAACTTTACTCgtataaaaagtaaatatatgAACCCATTAAGAACCAAAGATTTGAAAAgtgcaaaaatttaatttaatatgacaTGGTGATGGAAGAGACTAATCCTAATCAATTTTGTTCGTAAATAAAATACTACTAGCAGACAACGTTCTCGAGCGAAATGGTGAATAAACGGAAGTAATACCTTAAATCTTTGCAGTGTTTAGAGTCTTTAGACCCTAAGCAACTGACAAAATTTCCCAAATATAACAGAATCAATTTTACGGCACCGCTCTGGTAGAGCCAATAATATAGGTTCTCTGTGACATAAGAATTATCACAAGCTGTTACTAGTTTTTCAAGAATCATAACCGCGACGCATCAGAATAACCTTCACTAGAATTCCTGCATATTCTCCATAAACTAACTGACACAAGCGACCCCTCCTTATTACAAGTAGCTCAAATAACAGGTTTCTATTATGTGCACAGCAATGGGAGAAAAGTAGCTAAGAGTAAATCATACTTAAATCATATCATATCAATATACTTATTTGCCAAAAAACTAATGATGCAATTACCAAAAACACAACGAAATCGTAATCAAAATTAAGGGAAAAAACTTCTAAACTTTAGATTTTACCAATTAGGGCAAAGTAACAACAACCGGGACAAGCCCTAACACCCGATTATACGATCGTATGAATCAAAAATCTACGAAAACGAGATGAGAAAAATAGGTTTGGATCAAGGAATTTGAGGAGAGGGGGGGAGATACCGATGGGGACGAGAGGGTTCTTGACGCGCTTCTTCTGAGCGAGGAGATCTTCGATTTGGGAGTCGGCGGCCCCCATCTTCTCCATTCGCTTCGATCCGAGTCGATCTCGCAGGGGGAGGAAAAATTGGGCGAATCGGAGTTGGACCACTTTGGCTCTCGTGGCTCCGCGGCCGTAGACGTGCACCTCGGAGGAAGTGGACCAGTGTCGCCGCTCTAGCGGTACCTTTCACCTGGACCCGGCCCACCACGTCACTTTGGCTCTCGTGGCTCCGCGGCCGTAGACGTGCACCTCGGAGGAAGTGGACCGGTGTCGCCGCTCTAGCGGGACTTATCGCCTGGACCCGGTCCACCACGTCACCCCAAAACCCTTCCATATTTTGAAGGTAAATATGCACGGAGGACCCCTCCGCTGTATCCCTTTTGAAATCGACCCTCGGCTTTTTGAAGGATTTTAGCATAAAATTAAGAACTTTTTTAAATCATTGGTGATTTTATggataatttaaattatttttcggtaaaataaaaattaaatctattaatcatcaataatgctaaaatgttatgaaaattttaagttaGTGAGTGtaaaatgcaaataaaagataaaaaaatatggagattttaatcaaaataattaagaaatctATGGCCTACAGATGAATCCTAGACAAAATAAACGTTAACCGGTGCTCATTTTATTTAACAACATACTgcatgtaaattttataccatCGCTTACCCTGTAATTTATAAACATCTTAtagatttttagtattttaaaaataaatatatatatatgaatgaatATCCTTATGAAAAGTTATAGTTTCATCGGCACTCctccaaaatttaaaacattGTTAACCTCTTAATAACTATCAAAAACATTTTTGAATGTCTTCATTCAAATTTGATGGTTTATATCTGAAGTTTCGTTTTTACCCTCCAGTAAACTAATGACCTAGCAAGCTTGCCACCAAAAGAgtaattttcatgattttaaaagaaagtttaaaataaataatttaataaaatgaaagtgATAGATTTACACACATTacgtaataatttaaaaaattcatactataagctacaaaattgaaaattatattctaaataaaaattttaaaaaataatatgtatgAACATATCGCCCTGCCAACTACCAAGGATATTTAAGGGTAAAATAGTTAATTCATTAATGTGATTAGTATAAGTAAAGGGTATTtgtgataaatttatatattaatgttctaaattttgaaagaatatttataaaattttaaaacttaaaaggaCATGTTTGAAATttcttctttaaattttttttaaaaaattatttatacgcCTCAAAATGAGTATAGATTTTACACCTCCCAACCTAAGATCCAcgaaaatctaaaaaaaaaattagtaaaataaatgatatgacaaataaaaagaaaatgtaataacTCTACACATAATAAAATGGATAAAAGGTTAAGTCTTTATAAATGAATATAGCTATGAATAAAAGGGCAAAAATTGTACGGACATAGCGTCCAAATTAGTATTTTTGGGGACATTCTAGATGGACGCCGTGTGCTCGCAGGCGTCCATCCCAACGTccttttttctacttttattttttgtctctctctaaaaaaattatattttttaaaacaaaaatagaacAGTGGGATAGATGCATACGAGCCATGTGGCACCTATCCGGATCGACCCAAAAATATTAATGTGGACACTGTGTCCACACTATTTTTGCCCTGAATAAGATTGATACTTTATGAATAAATGCTCTTTTAAAAAACAACGGGCCTGATTTAGACGactttagaaaaataatatcaacaaCAACgtgttaaatttaatcaaaataatttaacttggATATGATGTCATTAACAagggttttatatttttttttagaaatagttagtacgctatccgtttcgtttatttcatttagaaataaatttagctaaaaatatgaatcaactaaaatttaaatttaagtctcGAGTACCAATCAATAAAtgttttgtcacttgctctagaagcGGTCCATAACAAGAGTTTTATGTTAAGATTGTTAAGTTAGATAGTTTCATTATTTTCGGTGATAACTCAGATTCAATGAATCTGATTTTAGCTTCTAATTTCTCGTGTTTTGTACCGATCCGGCCTGATGATTGgacggcacggcggcgcgcaaTCGGACGGACTAGATCTTCGGGAAAAGCACATCTACGCTAATCACAGCCCttcaattataatatattaaaaattcgagGAAATCAAAATAAGACGACGCACTCTCCTCGCTCGCTGTGCTTTGCGTCAACTGCTACACAAATTCTCTTCCCCCGATTCTCTTTATTTcccttcttaaaaaaaaaaaaaaaaaaaactcttactCGAAGAACTAGGGATTGGGGAAGCGTTCCATCGCCCCTGGGGCCGTTGATGCCCTAAGGGACGTATTATTTCGGATCGGGGATTGGAATTTGAGGAAGTGTTCTTGGTAAGATCCTTTTATTAGAATGGGAATTTCAGAGATTGTTGAATTCTaggatttttctttattttgtccTTAATCCCTTTCCATGGAGAACTGTTCTTGGTTttaactagggttttggagccTTTTATTATGGCTACTCCTTTTTCTATCTAAAGAGCATAGGAAGAAgattttttgttggttttttggGCGGAAGAGTTGAAATTTTGGTTAGAATATTCCCGGGGATCTTGAGAAGGAAGTTTAGTCTAAAAGGGAgaattttgcccttttttttgtgaaaaaaggTGGTTTTGTTTGGAAAAATGGTCGGTTATTGtattttttggggggggggggaattGATTGTTTAATTCCGC
This genomic window contains:
- the LOC109706735 gene encoding RING-H2 finger protein ATL48-like produces the protein MEKMGAADSQIEDLLAQKKRVKNPLVPIGALLTAGVLTAGLISFRQGNSHLGQKLMRARVVVQGATVALMVGSAYYYGEHFRGSKK